From the Papaver somniferum cultivar HN1 chromosome 2, ASM357369v1, whole genome shotgun sequence genome, the window TGCAATCCTAACACATATATCTAGTATTCAAACTGGTGCCATTCAACAACAGAgcttcaaatcatcatcatctcttCAACTTCTTGCAACATCTTTGTAATTCAACCATACAGCACCACCAACACTTCCCTGTTTGTTCTTGGTTCATTTCAAGCTCCACATCTTCTTTAATTTGCCATCATATTCATCAGATCCCCTTAAGATTTCTCGATCAATTGCTGTTGAATATAAAACCAACCCATCAACAACATCTCGgatctcaaccaccaccacaaacccATGAACATAACCACCACTGTCTTATTCTTCTCCATCACCTAAATCAACAACAACTACCACGAATTTCCATCTCAGATTCAAACCAAAAACCCATTTAATTCTCGGCAGTTACCATCAACATCTTCATCTCTAACCCATCACCAAAGCCACAAACCCTGATTCCTTTAAACCCTGGTTGAATTCATCTTCGATTTCTTTTCTCTGTATCATAAATTTGACAACAACTTCCTCCATGGTCAATTCCATATCAAACCCTAAAATATGAGATCTTGAATTTCACCTCAAAttcttcaatttctttcttttctagAGACCCACAGTAACATCTCGCATCCCATGTTTTCTTACTGAGTCCACTACATTGAGCTTCCATTAAAGGCATCAGCTTGTCTCTCGGTTTCATAAGCAGCAGCCGCTGCTTTTGTTTCTCACTTTCAGGCAAATAGAAATGAGAATGATTGAGAAATAATTTCTCGATTTAGGGTTATACAAGCAGGTTATATGCGATACCCGGTCACCTTTAAGGGCTACCCGTTTAGAATCCCCCTAACCTTTACTGGCTATCTTATAATACTTCTTCAAAAGAGAGTTTCCTCTTATCCTTGGTTCGACTGCCACTATCGGACGCTGAGAAATGACCTTTATGCCTTTTTTGcttaaattgggtgatttcttctatTTTTCCTCCGTATGACTcaagagtacctaataactcaaaacaagCGTAAAATAtgaaattcacaagaaaaaatagcaaagaaagcataactactacatagtaaattaggtgtttgAGACACCTATCAACTATGAGTAAGCATGTTCTTAGTTCTGTTTCAACTTATCAAATGGGTACTTTTAAGTTCCCAAATAAACTTATCAACAAGCTGACTTCAATTAAAAGAGATTCTTTTGTGAACATCATTCAAATAAGGGCACTAATCCTTTGGCTTGGCTCAAAGTTTGTAAGCCAAAAGATATTGGAGGTCTTGCTTTCAGGGATCTGGAGAATCTCAATCTTGCTTTTACTCACAAAGTTAGCATGGAGAATATACACAGAATATAGTAAATTAATGGTTCAACTAATGAATAGAAAGTACTTCAAGAATGGAGACATCATTCATAGGAAAATTGAATCCAAGAATTGTTCTTATACTTTGAATGGAATCACAAAGGGTTTTCTCATTGTTCGGTAGAACTACTTCATGGAAGTAAATAATggtaaaaatacaaaaatatggtTAGATAGATGTATTCCTGGTCTTTCTCATCCTCCGGTGCTAATCAATGAATTATTCAGATTCTATGAAGAAGTGACTGCGCTTATCAACCCTGAAGATAATAATTGGAACATTACTCTTCTAGATCAATTGTTTGATGCCGATACTTCTTCCAGAATTTAAAGAATGTATCTAGATATCACAAAAGAAGACAAAATGATATGGATGCCTTCAAAGGATGGAAAATTCTCTATTAAGATCACTTATAAGAAGCTCACTGAATGTAACAAGGAAGTGAATGTTAATGGAAGGATTATTGAACCTGGTATATGGAAGGCTTTATGGAATACTAACACTTCTCATAGGACAAAACTCTTTATTTGGAAGTGTATCagagaaataaataaaacaagagtAAAGATGGCAGTATACAATTATGATCACGAGACTCGATGTGGATGTTGTGGTTTTGAAGGTGCAACTATGGAACATCTATTGGTGGAATGCAGACATGCTAGATTTGTGTGGAGAGGGGTTAATATTAACATATATGCAGTACGACACAACTGTTCCAACGTATCTGAATGGGTCACTGGATGGTTCACTTGCAATTCTAATACATTAGAAAAATGGTTGTACACTCTTATGATTGGTGCTTGGGTTATTTGGAAGGATAGATGTGACTCCATTTTTCAGGGAGTTTCTCCTAACACTCATAACTCTGTCCACAAAATTAATTATCATTTAGTCTCACCTCTGCATGATTCTAGCATTGTTACTTCCCTTGCAAGTAATTAAAAGCCGTCTCATTGACAACCCCCTTTAACATGCATTTTTAAGATTAACATAGATGCTTCATTTTATTATTTAACTCATAAAACAGGCATATGACTAATCATTCGTGATCACACATGGGATTGTGGAGGGATCAAAGGAAGCTACTCAAATAGAGTATTAAATGTAGCAGAGGGGGAGTGCATGGCATTACGTGAGACGCTTGCTTGGGAAAAAAGAAAGTCTCTAACAAGAATTCACGTTGAAACCAGATGCCAAAGTTGTCATACAATCCATCACAGACAATAGTCCTCTCATTCAGTGGGAAAATAAGAatgttttgaaaaaaattaaatatatttcttcatgttttaatttatgttattctttttttttttgattagtcACGAGGATAATCAAGATGTAGATGAAGTAGCTAAGTCAGTCAAAACTTTTGAATTAAAAATTTGAGTTCCATGATAACTTTAGTGCCGATATTTGTAATTTTCTGGCAGAGGACATCAATATTATCGCAGAAAAAGCAATACaaaattatttttatcaaaaaataaaaaaagaaaaaagcaatCAACCCCATAAATAGCCTTCATATTTTGCTTGGCATAAGATTTGCCATCTTATAATTACTTCTGAGGACTCTGCTTTGCCAACTTTGCTACATTAGCGCCCATATCTCCTTCTTTTCTTCTCGGCGATACTCGAATTTCTGAAACGGATCAGCATCTCTTCCTTGATTGTCCGTTCATAAAGGAAATCTGGTTCTACTTTTCAACGTCTACCGTTCTAAGATGTCCCGGCCCCTCAATTCGTTGGTGGGTTGCCTTAATGGTTTAAATCTTCAGAACTCGGTCATTTATCTGACAAAACCGCTACTCTACTTTGTTTCACCTGGAAATACAGGTGCAGTGTTACTTTGAGAAAATTACACCTCCACCAAATACTCTGATTGCGCAAATAATAAATCATTTTCAGTCCATTCCAGAAACATTGATTCCCGAGAAATCCCCAGTAGTCTCTCAACCATCCCAAAAATTACCCGCAACTCGTCCTTTTGGAGATTTTTTTAAGAGTGGATTGGATACTATATTATCAGATGCGTCTTCTAAAGAAAAAAGCCGCTCTACAGTTGACTTGAAGGAATTTGTTCAACTGGCAGAGGTTTCGGGATGGGCCTCTTCGACTGTTCATGTAGAAGCCCAGTATCTATTATATGCTATTTCATGGCTTGCAGATAATCAGTAGTCCTCAGTTAGCATCGCCACTGATTGCAAACAGTCATCAGACGTCATATAACAACAAAGCTGTCCATAAAGGCAATGCAAATCAATGTTGAAGAATGCCGCCCCTCCTATCTCGGTGTCAGCATATTAACAGAAGATACAATTCAGTAGCGGACTCGTCGCAAAAGAAGCTAGAATCCAAAGATTACAACTTATGTCCAAACATATgcatgatcatatatatatagtcgCAAGTCAAATAACTTATGCAATAATTTTGACAAACAAGAAATTACTAACATGTTGTGTTATATTTCGTAGTTTAATAAAATTCTCTTTCCATCAAAAAATGGTATAAGTGCTATCAACTCATTGCACTAGTTTTACAATATATGTGATTTTCTAGGTTCTGAAATCCAGTCTTATTACTGGAATGAACACTTATATCATCATTTAATTAAAAGCGACATGTTAACAACGTTTTTACTAAGCACAAACTTTTATTTGAAAAATGAAATACATATTTATGTCTAGACACGGAGCTCAAACATACGCTGCAAGCTAGTGCACAACTGGGCAAATAAGGTAGATATACCAAACTCATCACTTGCAACCAGCCTAAACACCAAACACAAAACATGCcaacaaaaaaattgaaatcgCGCACACTGCTTGAGGTGTTAAAAGTCATACATGTACGACCTAACGCCATTATTACACGATAATACAAAGCTGGAAAAACTAGATACAAACTTAGATACCAAACATGTAGGTAGAATAACTTGCAAACGTGAAATCATGTAGATACGACTTTCAGAGCTTGAAATATGATAaattagaaattccattaagtcCCTTGTTGAGGTTATGCTGATAATATTCGTCAACGGTGGTGTCTTTGTATACAGGAGGATTGGTTTCTGATAATAGTTCCTTGATTGGACCGCAGAACTTTGATTCCCCAAGGGTGCGGAAGAAACTTCCAACTGATACTCGAGGGCCATCGTGGTTGGCCAGTACTCTATGCTCCACACTTTTATAACGGTCGTTGGACACAATCTGCGAGAAGTGGAAATATACATTGATTTCATTTCAAATCTGGCGATGGCTATgatcaaaatataaataaataaaagagaatgaTTACTTGCCTGCAACATATCACCAATGTTGACGATGAAAGAGCCAGGAGGAGGAGACAAAGCAAGCCACTGGTTCTGATAATTTATTTGCAGTGCACCAATACTATCGGCTAACGGGCTATCGCCTGACCTTAACAGTAAGGTGATGAAAGTGGGATCAGAATGTTCAGTTGTGCCCATAGTAAGTTTTGGTTGAGGGCATCCTGGATAATAATGGCAAACCATGACGTGACCCTTATCACATTCCATAACTTTATTAAGGTAATCCCTTTTCAAACCTAGACCCTCAGATAGAAACTCCAGCAATTCAGATCCCAACTTAGTTGCATATTTCGAGTATTCAATTGCTGCATCTCTGTACATGTGCAAATTAACTCATTAATTAACTATAGTGCAGAACCAACAGGATTTAAAGAGAGAAAAATGAGCTGAGTTACATATACCTGAGAAGATCCGGAAAATCTTCTGGGTTTGGAAGAACAGGAGCCATGTTACATGAAAAACTATCTCTCCAATTGGCAGATGGTGCCTGGAAAAGATCAAAATTACTGAAATATACCGGCTTTTGACTGACATAACGTCCATAATACTTAGTCTTAACTTCGGTTGTTTGCTCATTAAATAAACGAAACTTTTCAGTCATTTCGTCCATCACATTTTGCGGGAAACCATGATTCACTACTTGAAAGAAACCCCATTTCTCAGATGCATCTCTAATTTGTTCTACTATCATTTTCCGGTGCTCACTGTCGTACTTTTTGTCGCCTCCGAGGTCTATGGTTGGAATTTTGAAGTGGGATCTCGGCTTCTCATTAGCGATAATATCCGCAGGTGGTCGGTGAAATATTCGAGGGAGAATTTGAATTCCTGAATCTATTAGGCCTTTCACACCAGCTTTTGTATCATCGAATGCTATCAGCTCCTTCATTCTATCATAAGCTTCCGATGGATAATTTTCAGTTGAATTGATATCAACGTCGCTGCTAAAATCCTGAATCACCATAATTTCCTGCTCCAATTATTTCACAGGtaagatcattttttttttcttttttttttctctttttctccgtAGAGCTCTTGTTCGGTTCGACAGCTTAGCTAGAAGTTGATGACTATATATAATACGAACAGGCATGAGAATGATACCCACGTGATACATACCCATTGAGCTTCGTGGGCTCTCAAATGAGCTAGCGAATTCCCAAACGCCAAATTGTCATTCTTAATTAAGCTGGACTAGCGAGTATAACAGTTACGGGTGAGCATTTGGCGCGAAATCCTTGAAGATCGATTACAAACCAATGTGAAAAGCTTACAGCGGAAGTAACCATAACAAAAACCAAACAAGCTTTATTCTCCATAAATTCTGAAAGTGCTCCTGACCCCGACGGCTATATAAGTAAGTTTTTTTAAAGTGTTTTGGGAAACTACTCAAACTCAGCTGGTAGCCATGGTACACAATTTTTTTTGATTCTCTAAATATTCACCCTCTCATGAACCACACAAACATTACCCTAATTCCAAAAATAGACACACCAACAAAACCATCCCACTTCAGACCTATCAGCCACTGCAATGTCACATACAAAGTCATATCCAAAATCCTATTCAACCGTATACGACCAATCCTATCATTTCTAATAAGTCCTTATCAAAATGCCTTTGTGACACAAAGATCAATACATGATAACATAGCTATTGCAGGAGATTTATTCCACCACATTAAAACATCCGCAAACACCAAAGATCCAAAAATCGTTATGAAATTATATATTGAGAAAGCTTATGATAGCCTGGATTGAGGATTCATCAAAAGAGCCTTTTCTAAACTAGGATTCCCAACCATTTTTGTGGATTACATCATGTTATGTATATCTTCGGTCACCTAGTCAGTCAACATCAATGGAACACCTCATGGTTTCATCTCCCCAAGGAGAGGCATCAGACAAGGAGATCCAATTTCGTCCTATGTATTCATTATTTGTGCAGAAATATTATCAACAAATCTGGGCAACctagaagaaaaaaagatgatAAGAGGGCTCCGCATTTCACAAAAAGCTCCTCTAATATTACATCTGATGTATGCTGATGATCTCCTCATCCCCtataaagcaactcaagatagtacCAGCTACAGAAAATTCTCCATTCCTACAGCATCTCTGCAGGGAaacatattaatactgcaaaatccaCAATCATACACCACCCAAACCTACAACCACATAACATAGAATGCCTACAACGATTCTTTAACATGCCAACAGCATCAACACCACCTATATATTCGGGAGTACAGTTCAAACATGGTTGGATGACAAAATGCCTTTCGCCAGCAGGAAGGTTAGTACTTATTAAAACCTCTCTCACACCCATTTCCAACCATCCTATGCAAACATAGTTATTTCCCACACACGTCCACAAACAGATTGATAGAATAGCTAGGAACTTCTTCTGGTGCCATGATTCAACTGTTAGGAAACTCCACCCATTAGATTGGATCAAGCTAAACAAACCAATTTCACAAGGAGGACTAGGCATTAGGAAAAGTAGCTGTCATAATAAAGTTTTGTTCATGAAAATAATCTGGAACATGCACGACAAACCTCATTCCATCTGCACCAAACTATATAACGAGAAATACCTCAACCATCAACCTATATTCCAAGGTACCATCCAAGTACCTAGTATCGCCAGTCCTCAATGGAAGCGGATGACAACTGTCGTTCCTTTCTTTAAATAGTTAATCTTTTACCGCGTAGGGAACGGTTTAGGAACGCCTATCCAGGCTAATTGGATACCTCATTATCAAAACATGGATCCTACCCAATGCTATCCTATCCAAACAGTGGAAGATATCATCGACCCTATCATTCATAATTGGAAACATGATCGATTATTCACCCTTCCACCGACAGCAATCCAACATATAATAAACACCCATATCCCAATTGCCAACACCCCAGACAAAATCATTGGCAACTGTATAAATCTGGTAAATATACAACCGCTTATGGATATAATAGTCTAATACAACACGATATCATTTCACTCCAAAACCCCGTTCCACACACCAAATTCCTATggactttaccatgtccaccaaaaattcaatttttcttgtggaaagctatcaACGAAGGTCTTCCAACCTAATTCTCTCTATTATACCATGTCAACCTCTCCAATTCCAATCTACTCCCAAGATGTAGCACCGTCCCAGAATCAACAAAACACATGCTTATACACTTCCAAACGACAGTAgacacttggaataggttatcCTATCTCATAAAAACTAGTCAACCCAATGGAAATAACCACTCAATTACCGTAACAACACAGGAAACAATAACGCAAATTCAAACTACATCCAATACATCTACTATCACATCCTAGTGTTGTATCCTTTGGTCCTTGTGGACAACCAGAGACGAGCTAGTTTTCAGACAAGCCAATTCTACAACAGAAACCATTCTAACGAGTGccttacaacaacaacaagaatttgaATGGGAAAAATATTTCAACCCACCAGTACTCCCTGGGGAACAACCAACCAGGATTACTACAAGCAACCTCAAAACAACAATAAAAATTTATGTAGGCTGGACCAGACCAGAACCAGACTGGATAAAGATAAATACTGATGGAGCAGCTAGAGACACCCAGAACTGGAAGGAGCAGGGACTATTCGCAGGTACTCAAATGCCAATACTATAATGGATATTGCACAACCTTTAGGCATAACTGATACCATAACCGCTGAGACATGGGTGATTGTGCTAGCAACCATACAGGCGACGGAAAGACAATGAAACAAAGTGTTGTTCGAAACGGACTCAGAGAAACTCATGAGATTCATACAAACCCCAACTGAAGCTCCGTGGTATATTTCAGAAATGGTTGcagaaataaaacaaataatGAGACAAATCCCATTTTGTGATAACCAGTTCACCTATCGAGAGGGAAATCAAGCAGCAGACAGTCAAGCAAACGAAGCAGCGGACGGAAGCCAAGCAGCAAATTATTCAACTAAAATTTGGGACCGGGATATCCCACCTTGCATCAATCAAATTATATTAAGAGACTCTATGGGTTTCAAATTCCATCGTgtaataaaaaatttattttata encodes:
- the LOC113353489 gene encoding 1-aminocyclopropane-1-carboxylate oxidase homolog 1-like — encoded protein: MVIQDFSSDVDINSTENYPSEAYDRMKELIAFDDTKAGVKGLIDSGIQILPRIFHRPPADIIANEKPRSHFKIPTIDLGGDKKYDSEHRKMIVEQIRDASEKWGFFQVVNHGFPQNVMDEMTEKFRLFNEQTTEVKTKYYGRYVSQKPVYFSNFDLFQAPSANWRDSFSCNMAPVLPNPEDFPDLLRDAAIEYSKYATKLGSELLEFLSEGLGLKRDYLNKVMECDKGHVMVCHYYPGCPQPKLTMGTTEHSDPTFITLLLRSGDSPLADSIGALQINYQNQWLALSPPPGSFIVNIGDMLQIVSNDRYKSVEHRVLANHDGPRVSVGSFFRTLGESKFCGPIKELLSETNPPVYKDTTVDEYYQHNLNKGLNGISNLSYFKL